The nucleotide window GCTGAGAAGAAGGAAGATAATCCTGCTCCCGCAATGGCTGCTCCCGGTATGGGCGGCATGGGCGGCATGATGTAATCTGCTTCGGAACTTCAGTTAGTAAGTTCTTTAATCGAATATTTATATATAAATCCCGACTACAAAAATGTAGCCGGGATTTATTTTTATTTCCAGATCGATTGCATTTTATACAATTTCAAGTTTTTTATTTCTATGTTGTTACCCCAGAAATGAAATCCTTCATTATTATCGTTATGGGGTTTTCTTTCCATCGAATAAGAATAGGCTCCGTTATCGATGAATACTTCGACAGAAGTACGGTCGATAAGTATATCTGCGGTAATTTCCATACTTGTACAATCGGCGGGAGAATAGAAAACTCCGTTTACCCGGTTCGAGTTCATATCATAGTGTAAAAGTGATTGTCCGTAAAGGTTGAGTCCGGCATCTGTTGCATGGGAAAGTTTCATCGTGAGACGTATGCGCATACTTCCTTCTTTATTGAACGGTTGTAACAATTCCGATGCTTTTCGGGCAGTAAGATTAGTGGATATATTCAGTTTTTCATCCTGCAGTTTCTCCAGTTCCTGAACTGGAACACTGAATAATCTTATACCGTTAGGGGTTGCTTTTAACGAAAGTACCGTAGGAACCGACATCATTCCTTTGAAAGGCATTCCCGGATGTGTAATGCGTTCCCAGCCGATTTGTATGCGCCGGTTGTCCGATGCAGGCATATTGGTAAATGTTTGGGCGGCATACATGGCCCCCGTGTTATAATAGAATTTCCCGTTTTCAGGTGTAAATTTTTTCCCGTCGAAAGTTCCTATCATATAAGTTCCCGAAGCTCCGTACATAACCCATCGTGTATTTTCTGGGTCTCCGTTTACTGGTAATTCGAATAATTCAGGACATTCCCAAAAACCGGTAATATGGCTCTGATAGTTCCATTCTTTTAAATCGGTTGAGGTATAAATAGAATGGCCGTCTCGTTCATTCAATACCATAACCCATTCTTTCCCTGGTTTATACCAGAAAACTTTCGGATCTCGGGTATCTTTAGTTTTCCATTTGGCATTCGAGTCGATTACGGGATTTCCTTTGTATTTCGTCCAGGTTCTACCTTTGTCGAGACTATAAGCAATACATTGTACTTGTTTTTGGGGATTATCGGCTGTATAAATGGCAACCATTGCGGGTGTTTTTCCTTGATTGAAACCTGCTGTGTTTTCATAATCGATAACACATGAGCCTGAGAAAATGCTTCCGATAGAATCGGGACGGAGGGCGTCGCCTAATTCTTCCCAATGAATCAGGTCTTTACTCACAGCGTGTCCCCAATGCATATTTTCCCATTCTCGTTCATAAGGATTGTGCTGATAAAAAAGATGATATTCTCCATCGTAATAGATCATTCCGTTCGGGTCGTTATTCCAGCCCCGTCGAGATGAAAAATGGAACTGGGGACGGTATGTTTCTTTATAGAGGCTATCGCTTCCGGCTATAACATCATCTTGATAAATGGCTTTTAAACCGTTATTTTCACCGGGAATCGAAATTTTAACTGTTTTTCCTTTTAAAGAAGATACGTCGTAAAATACCCAGTAATCGGCTTGTTCGGGGGCCAATCTGATGTTGAAGCTGTCGATTTTTTTGTCTTTTTCAGATAATTTCATCGGTATTCGGTCAGTCTGATGGGATACCGGTATATTCAGATATTTTTTTGTGATTTTTACCGATATATCTCCGGCATGTACGGGTGAAATAAAAAAGAGACCGGGACAGAATAGGGCGTACAATACACCTTTTTGTATATGTTTCATGATATAGAAATAAATAATAAGTGATGAATATAAGATAATAAGATGCAATATACGTTTTTTTTACTTTGCTTGTTTTTTATTTTTAGAAAATCTGCATTCTCAATCCGAGAGAGAGACTGAAAATATCATGTATTTTCAGTGTTTTATTTTGTACGAGGCAGAGAATATACAGGTCATTGGTGCCTACCTCATAAAAAAATCCGATTGCTTTATTAAATTTAGGATTGCGCATTTTCACATTGATCCGCTGGCCGAATGCGATGTTGATTCTCATATTGGTAGCCATATAATAATAACCATCAGGATATCTTTGGGGAGGGGTACGCCAGAAGTTCTCACCGAATATCTTATTTATATAGAGAGAAACAGTAAAAGGTTCCAGATTCCAGTCATAAAATTTAGGGGTATGGTTCAGCTTTATATTCCAGGGAATATAGTTTTCTTTTAGAGTGATGGTAGCGTATCCGCTTTCGCCCGAAAATTCGGGTACGAATCCGATGAGTAAGTCCGTTTCCCAGTGTTTTTTTCCGTATACCCAGCCGATGCCGCCTGATAGCATTCCCATTCCTCCGGCAAATTGTAATTTTGTATATTTAGGAATAAAGTGTGACCAACGTCTTTGATATTTGAGAATACGTTTTTCATATTTCGACAGGCTGTCTTTTCCCCCTTCACACTGGCCGTAAACAGCGGCCGGTAATAATATGATGAGGAAGAATAGTATCTTTTTTCTCATATACATGTGATTTCAGAAATGAATGTATTCGTAACTATATCCTTCAGGAGTAATGGTAAAGAGGAGGTAGCTGCGTTTCATAATGGTATCGCAGGCATAATAAAGTAAGCCGTCGTTAAAATAATCGGTAACTTTAAAAGTATGCGTATGCGCATGCATACAAAAAAGCAGATTCTGGGCTTGTTTTATTTGCTGTTGGAATGTAAATTTTACATTATTGTTGAATTCGATGTCTCCGGGTGGAACGTGCATTACGAAAACCGTTTTATCGTATTCGTCGCTTTGCCGGATCTCCCTCAAAATGAAATCGAAATCGGGGACTGGAGTGGAGTAATCGAATTCGAGGGCATTCGTATTGATACATATAAATTTTACCCGTTCGAAAATGAAAGAAAAGTTGAGATCTCCATACATCGATGTGTATATTTCTTCGCCCGTTCCTAAAATATCATGATTTCCGCATAAGGTAATATAAGGTACTTTCAGCTTTTTCATCCGATCTTCACACCAAATGAATTCTTTTTTGAGGCCGAAGTCAGACATGTCTCCGCCATGTATGACAAAGTCTATGTCGTTGCGACCGTTTATATGAGCTACGAAATCTTCGGTTTCGTCATAAAAACGTTGGGTATCGCCCATAAATGCAAATCGCAATGTTCCTTTGCCCGTATTTTTTTCTTTTAATGCGGCAATTTGTGTGGCGTTGATATGCCGATATTCTTTTCCTAGTTTGACATCGTATGGATGATATTCGAATACATCACAGGCCGTAAACAGAAAAAAAATCAGGGTCGATAATGTCGTGTGTTTCATATTGAGCATAATGTTTTGAAAAACTATTTTTGTAAATAAAGTTTTCGCTACAAATGTATGGAATCTACCGATACAAATGATAATAAAAAGTCGGAAATTATGGTCTATTTCTTACCTTTGCTCATAATTGATTTTAATCATGGATATGAAAGAAGAACAGCAGCCCGAATATCATCCTCTCGAATTATTTTTACCGGAGAGAGCTCGATTGTTAATGTTGGGCAGTTTTCCGCCGCAAAAAAAACGTTGGAGTATGGATTTTTACTACCCTAATCTTCAGAATGATATGTGGCGTGTTTTCGGTTATATTTTTTTTGCGAATAAAAATTATTTTCTGGAACCGGATAACAAAAAATTTAATAAAGAACGTATATGCGAGTTTTTGTTTGAGAAGGGAATTGCTCTGGGAGATACGGCGATGTCTGTCGTACGTTTACAGGATAATGCATCCGATAAGTTTCTTGAAGTAGTCGATCCGCTCGATTTGTCATCGGTGTTAAAAAAATTACCCTTTTGTACTGCGATTGTAACTACCGGCCAGAAAGCAACCGAAACTTTGTTAAAAATGATCGATACTTCTGTACCTAAGGTAGGAGGGTACAGTGAATTTATATGGCAGGATCGGGAAATGCGTCTTTACCGTATGCCTTCTACATCGAGAGCATATCCCCGGCCTATCGAGGAAAAAGCCCGGTTCTATGAGCAAATGTTCAAAGAACTGGGCTTGTTATGATTTTCAGAAATAAGGGTTGTTTTCTTTTTCGTACCCGATTGTGGTTTTAGGACCATGCCCCGGGTATATAATTGTATCGTCTGGTAAAACCAGTAATTTTTGTTTGATACCGTTTACAAGTTGTACGTAACTTCCGCCGGGAAGATCGGTGCGCCCGATGCTGCCTCTGAAAAGAACGTCGCCTGCAAAGGCTACACGTTCATCGGGTTCATAAAATACCAGGCTTCCGGGAGAATGACCCGGGACAGAAATAGCGTGTAGGGTGTGTTTACCGAAGGTAAAAGTATCTTTGTTTTTTATATATCGTCCGATGGAAACCGGGGAGTCGGGTAATTCCATCCCGAACATTGCCGCTTGTTCTCTCATCCCGGCCAGCAAAAATTCGTCGGCTTTATCCGCTTCGAGCGGTATTCCAAATTCGTGAGAGGCGAATGTATTTCCGAAATTGTGGTCGAGGTGAAGATGTGTCGCTAACAGGTGTTTTACGGTGAGTGCGTTGTCTCTGATATATTCGCTAAGCGTTTCTTTCTCTTTCGGATAATAACATCCTGCGTCTATAACAATGCATTCGTGCGTATCTTCATCCCATACGATATATGTATTTACGGGAAAAGGATTGAATTCGAATTTCTTTATTTTCATTACTAAATAGCTTAAAGAGTATATTCCGGTTATATTTGCACGTATACCGCTTTTTTCGTATCGAAAAAGTCTTCACTGAAATAATCTTTCAGATTATATACCAATGCACGTTTTTTTACCGGTTTTATTTCGTTTTCGAGTTCTCCGCCTTTTAAACAAATGAGACCGTTGGGCAGAGCGTTTTTTTGATCGGTTTTGATATTTTTTGTAATGATTCTGATCAGGTCGTTTAATGGCATAACTGCCCGGCTGACGACAAAATCGAATTTTTGTTTTTCTTCCTCAGCGCCTGCATGTCTGAAAGTTACGTTATTCAGCCCGATTGCGGCGGAGACTTCGGTCGCTACTTTTATTTTTTTTCCGATACGGTCTACCAAATGAAATTTGCATTCGGGGAAAAGTATAGCAAGGGGAATTCCGGGAAATCCGCCTCCGGTACCGACGTCCATGATCGTACTACCGGATGTAAAGTTCAGCATTTTGGCAATACCGAGCGAGTGTAATACATGATGCAGATACAGGTTTTCTATATCTTTACGTGAAATAACATTTATTTTGGCGTTCCAATCGGTATAAAGATCATAAAGATCGTCGATTTGTTTTTTTTGCGTGTCGGATAATATCGGAAAATATTTATCGATGATTTGCATCTGTGTCTGGATTAATAATTCGTAAAATGGGACTTTGTTTTTTTATCATCGGTTTCAGTTTGTCGAAACTTAATGTTATTTCTGTTGATCCCATAGAATAGGGAGCTATATCATACGGATTAAATATCCAGGTAATCCCTTTCCCGGTAACAAAGAAATTATCGTCGGGAGTTATATTATCGGTCCAAAATCCCAGTTGCTTCAGGGCTTGTTCGTTTTTAACATTTTGATCGGTGGCCAATTGTTCCTTCAGCATGACTTTCAAACGGGCAGTATCCTGTGTTGTAAATATATCGGCAAAATCGATTCTTTTCTGATTTTCGATATCGATTATATAAGCCGCTGTTCCGTAAATACCATGAGCTCCCCCCGTATAAGAGTATGTGTATACGTTGAAACTATATATTTTATTTTTATTATAAGTTGTGGCTGTAGAATCGTACGATGCATAATTCATCCATGCATCGGCCCCCTGCGCTTCTTTGTCTTCTTTGGTCATCGATTTTATATACTCCGTCATTTCAGACTGATAATTGTCTATATAATCTTTCATATTCTGAGCGGCAGCTTCATTGGGCGTAAGATCGGCATATTTCGATCCGAACACCGATTCGAGAAATAATTTTTGTATTCCCTGTAATGTTTCGGGATCGGTATAACCCGAAGGGTATACTAAATCGAGGTCGTATGTGCATCCCGGGTTTTTGGGATTATTAGCGATGTATGATTTTTTTTCTATTTTAATAGTCTCGAAAGTGAGTGTATCGGGATTGCCGGTTAGTGCTACGTTCTCCACTTGTGCGCTGTCTTGGTCGGAGGTTTTGCCGTTATCTTTCTTTTTATGTGTACAAGAAACTATGGCCAATGTGAGCGTAAAACAAAAAAGGGTAGTAAGAGTCGAATATTTTTTCATGACGATGGAATATTTATAATTCTTTATTCATACAAAAATAACATTTCTTTTTGTATTCGGTTTGATTTATTCCGTAATATTTTCGAAATGATAACGCCCTTTTTCTACGGTTATATTTTTATACTGGATGGCCTGTACCGGGCAATCGTGAATACATGCCAAGCATTGCAAACAATTGTTTCCCCACCGGGGAGTGGGGGAGAGATCGATATTATGAGAAGGACATACCTTAGAACATAGGCCACAGCGTATGCAATTATCATTTGCATGGAAATGTCGGGATTGTACTTGCAATTTTCTGAAAAGCGGGTTAATTATACGGGATTTCAGAAACGCGAATTTTCCTCTGTGGAAGTCGTATAGGTTATTCGTTTTAAGACTTATTTCTTTGTTGACGTATTTTATGCGTTCCGATGCTTTTTCCAGTTTCCGGGTTTCGAGTGCTTTGCTATCAGTGTCGAATCCCGGTAATAGTATATAATTATTGGGCATCGTCACCGAAAACCCCGCATTGCAAAACATGTTTTTCCGGTCGAGGAGACGTCGGAAGATAATGTCGGTAAGTCCCGTGTCGTCGCCGCACGTGCAAACCAGGAAAATATAAGGAGGACAGTCGTAATCGAAGTTTATTGCTTTGATAAAGGATGTGATAAAAGGAGGAATCCCCCAAGAATAAACAGGGAATACAAATCCTATTTTTTCACCGGGAGATACAGCATATTTATTTTTATACCGCAGCGACTCGATTTCATCGGGAATGAAAAATAATTTTTCATTTTGCACCTCGGCGAGTTCCCCAGCTACCCATCGCGAGTTTCCGGTACCGGAAAAATAAAATATCATAAGAATTGATTTTACTTCAAAGATAAAAAATATTTCCGAGACATAAGGCGTAAGAGTTTTTATATTCATAAAATAGAATAAAATTTTATATGGATATTTAAAATTATATCATAGGTATTGTAAATGTGGATAAAAAAAATTTCATTTGTTTCTGTTGATAATGTTTTGCTTAATTTATATATTTTATAAAATGAAATATTCAGTCATTCTATTGTTATTTTTTCCGCTAATAACTTTGAGGCAAAAATACGATACAATCCCCCCTGTGAATCTACTGACAAATATTGATTGGAGGGGTTACCTGTTTTGAAATTATGCAGAAGGACGAAAATACTGTCACCAAAATTACTTATGCGGCTGATTAGATAACTTAATTAGATGACTATAATATTAGCAGAAGAGGTACAGATAGGGCAAATAGATATCGAAAAATGAGTGATAATAATTTTTATTAAAAATAAATAGTAGTATGAAAGTAAATATGTTGTTTGTAGCAATTGCATTAGGTTTGGCTATTCATTGTTTTGGAGGTAGTAAAATTTCTTCAGATATACCACCTCAAAAATCAGTAACACAGTCAAAAGATACGGTTATTAATGTTTCCGAACGTTTTGCCATTTTGTACAAAAAATATGATAATCGTCTTAAGTTATGGTATAATCCATATATCATACGTCTTAAAGAGAGAGACACGGTTAAAATAGCAAAATTTCCGTATGAAAATGGAAGTGAATTGGGTCTGTATCCCTCTCCAAGTAAAAGATTTGTTCTGTTGGATAATATTATAAGATACTATGTAGAGGATGAAGATAAAAAAATATTCTATGAAAATTATCTGTGTTGTATAATAGACCTTGAACAAAGTATTGTCGTTGTTGACAGTATGCAAATGCATAGTGAAGGAGGAGATTGGGATAAAGATGACAGGTGGGTTGATGGAAGTGAAATTATCTTTGATGGTAGTTTATTGAAGAAGAAATAGATAAACTTCCCGGAAGTACATCGATGTTAGATGTTAAGCATCTGAACGGACATGCTGATCATTTGCACAGTCAGGGCTTCCATAAAACAACAATCCCAATAAAAAAAACGTTATGAAAAGAACTATTTTATTCAGTGTTATCGTGTTGCTTTACACAACCGCAAGCTATTGCAATCCGGTAAGTTTTTCCAAACTTATTGAAGCTGTCCCCATCGACAGTACGATGGTCGGAGCACCAAATCTATGCGAATTAGATTCGTTCCGCTGTGATTATAATGATCCGACTTTTTTGTTCTGGGACACGGATAAAGACATTGAAAACAGGTATCGGTTAAACGACTATTTTGATTACGATACCCTTAAGGACCAACTTAAAAATGAATATTCATTGTTGCGTGAACCAGGAGCTTTCATTTTTGCCAAGCGTCTTCCCAAAGCGGGAAACCATGAGCTGCTGCTTTATTACATCAAGCGTTTTACTTCAGCCTTTCCCAACGAAGAATTTCCTCAATGGGTATTGCTCAGTGTAGATAGCGAGGGGAACGTAATAAAAGCATTTGTAGTGGCAGAAGTAGATTGTCAGGACAATGACAGAATTACTCAAATATTATTCCAGATACGGGATGATGGTTTCTTGATTAAATTTTTTGTAGGAGTGTTAGAAGATGATCCCGAGTGGTATAATGAAGACTATATGTATTGTCGGGATACCAAAATCGTACCTTTTACCGATTTGGAATAAGATGAGAAGATATTAGATATGAAGATACTGAAAATATATACCGGTTGTTTTGGGCATATTGTGGGGGGCAGCCTTTGCAGTGTTGGAGGGATTGGAACCTTGCTTAGATGAAAATTTTCGCTCTTCGTTTTTCATACCCGATAAAAGTTTTTTCATACAATTACTGATGATTTATACTTTTATAGGAGCCTTTTGGGGTTGGTGCATTGGGTTTGGTGTTGCAGGAATATGCCGGAAAATGTTTAAGAAAAATATTTCTAATGAACTTAATTCTAAAAGTGATATAATAACTCCTGTTGGGAAATTAGTACAATATGAAAAATAAAAAAATATTTATTGCTTTTATATTTCTATTATGGCTCGACGCGAATATATTTGCACAGAGCTTGAAGTATCAAAATCTAGATACATTCAACTGCATGGAACTCAATTGTGTGGTAAATAAATTATTTGATATATCACACGTAGATATTGTTAATCAACCTGTTTTTATTTGGAGCCCGAATTATTCGGAAAAACATATATTCAACATCTCCTTTGACGAGAAATGTCACACTTCGCTAGACACTATTCTATTATTCAAAAATAACTCGAATCGAGATAGTCGGATATTAATATTTAAAACACAAAGCTATGAAAGGGTGAATGCTTACCAAACAAGGGTCGTTGGCTCTCATTTTAGCACGGCCACGATAAGTGTGGCTATCTTCTCGAAAGTTGACGACGGTTGGCAGCTTAACGCTTTTCAGAAATACTTTACCGATTCTGGATTGTTTGGCGGGGAGGGTAAAGAGGGGATTGGAAAATTTTCAGTTTTAAAGATAGACGGTCAGATATATCTCTCTTTTAAAAGACCTGTTGCCGGAAATAATGGCTTTAACGAGGGGATAGAAGAACTCTATTATGTAGACGGAGATTTGCCATGCAAAATACTTCAAAATGTATTTAAACATATTTATTATCAAGAAAATGGAGAAAAGACAACTACTCAAAAGATAGATACCATAAAATCGACAAAAGAGTTTATATGGACTACAAACAACCTTAATAACGATAAAAAATATATTTTTAATCGTAGTTATTGTCAATATAATATGTGACGATGATATGGTTTCGTTAATTAACTTATTGTATCAGTGGGCAAATTTAAGTACTTGCCTACTTGGCACTGAAAGAAAATATATCAAAAGAACTAAATAGCCACTCATCGATAAAAACGCCGAAAGGTGAGTTATTACAAAATTAACATAGAATATTATATGAAAAATTGCTTCTGGGTCCTTTTTAGTTTACATATATTGCTAATATCCTGTTCAGGATCTTACAAATCAAAGAAAGATATAAACTTTATCAAAAAGAATGCTATTTTGGATGTTAATAATGGTTGTACTGAAGATGAAATCACAGACAGAAATAGTGTAACTATAGCCTATCGAGATAGTTTACTCTCTCGATACGACGGCTTAAAATATTTTAGTTATACAAAAAGCGTTGGAGATGATTCGTATTCTATGGAAATCGAAACATTTCCAGATACAATAAGTGTAAGTGAAGAAAACGGGATTCGTTATACGGTAATAAAAAGAAACGGATTGGTTTTGGATGTCCGACAAAAAGGAGATCTGTTTTCTAATGGTCGAATTTATTGCAAACATTCCGAATATAATGACAGTTGTTTGTCTACAAAAGTCACATGGTTTCTTGATGATACGATAAAGTTATTGAGCTATGAAGAGACGGCAGCCTTTATAAAAGATTCTATTTATGACATCAATTATGATGGAGTCAATGATTTAGTTCTAACTTACTCTATAGGTTCATCTACAAATAGCGATATATACTTATTCGGCCATAATGGAATGGTGTTGAGAGAGAAAGTGCTCAGGAACTATTTTCCCCTTTTGGATGGAGAATTTATACAGTCTGATAGTTATAGGTCAGGGATTGTGTTTTTTCAAAAGTTAAAATGGAATGAGCTGCAAATAGATACATTAGAGCAGATTTATTACGACGTTGCTGATAAACGATCGTATATAGTACCTCCTTTGGAAATAGATGAAAATGGCACTTATGTTAAAAATAAAGAAGCGATGCCCATTAATAAAATGTTAGATAAATGCTACTTAAATGCTTTAAGCAAATATTAGTTTGACCGAAATATAAAACTGTTAATATTATGACCTTAAAAACAAAAATCGAAAGATCGGGTAGTACTGTTGAATTATGTGCAATGATGAATTATCGACAGAGTGATCCCGTTACATGGAAGAAGGTGACATACACTCCCGAGGAGGTGAAAGCCAGAAAACACATGACGTTAGCGGACAACAGTGAAACTATTGCCACCGGCTTGTCATGCCAATACACCTTTACCAAAAAAGACGAAGGCAAGTATGTAAGATTCCATGCTTATGTCAATGCAATACAAACATGCGAGCAAATCGTTGTCTACTATGTTGGGCCCGTTTGTAAAACAGAAATTCGTATAGCGGCGTAGATGCTGATATAAAAGAGGCTGTGGCAGGAGATGTCATTAAATTATCGGTAGAATACTGTCGGCAGGCGAAACCAGAAGTAGTTATACCTGAAGAAAAAGTGACTCAGGCTACAAAAGACAGCGTAAAATGGATGGTGAAGATTGACAATCAGGAGGAGCGTCTTGTCATTAACGATGAGGTGATCAAAGGTGGTCGTATTTCATTGGAAGTGCTGGAAAAGTGGGCTGGTAAAGAGATTACTATAATGCCATACTTGGTGACAGTGTCAAAAAAGAAAGCTGTCACTATCATAGTAAAAAAAGTTTTTCCTATGTTGATATTGCAGGGAAAACGCAGAAAAGGGATGAATCGTAGCAATTCTGAAACTGCTGCTGATTTACTCTATGGCGATTATACAATGGATGAATCCGGATTTAATAAATTGAAACAACAATTGATTTCCATCTTTGTCAGTGAAAAGAAGAAAAAACAGGAAGACGCTGAAAAATATGCTGACCAAAGAATTAATAAAGTGAGATCTTTTGCACGTAAATCAGATGACAATCTATTTAAAATATTCAACAACGAGATTGAATGGTATTCTATGGGAAAATTAGAAGATGTAGCACACAAAATGGTTGCAAAGATGAAAGCTAATAAAGGTGGGGAGTTTTCAGATGCAGTTTTAACAGGAAAAGTGAAAGAACATGACAGTTCAAAGTCGTTTATAAATCATGTTAAAAAAGCTATAATCGAATATCTGAGCAAAAACAAAGGTCGGTTTGAAAACTTAAATATAACAGATGGCTCGACAGGTGTTCTTTATCAATATTTATTAGATCATGGCGTTCAAACTCCAACATTCAATGATAAAATAAGTGGTTTAGGAATTACGATACATGATGTATGGGCATATCAGGTTTTTATTACGGATTATGCTATAAACGGAAATAACTTTACGGCTAAATTGGAATTTATTTATTGGGATCATTTTGGACTTGATTATCCTGACATTGTAAATTATGATAATGACATTTTTTATAGTTGGTTTGTTTTACAGCATTTTAAAAATTACCAGCCATTTATCACAAAAATAATAATAAATGAAACTTGCAATGGAACTTTTTAAACGGATGATCACAAAAATCATTTTATTATTGTTACTTCCTGCCATTTGTCATGGATGCAGCGATGAAAATGTAAGTATAGAACCGATTGGTGATTCAGGCCGGTACAAAATGGGGAATGACGAATTTCAATACTATACCGTAGCTAATTATAAGAATTGTTCACCGGATTCTTTACTGAAAATACTATGCAATTTTTGCCGACAAAAACACTTGACAAAGTCTGTTGCGCAAAATGATTTTGTATCTATTTTCTTTTACGAAAAAACATTATTCGCAGATTATCAGGAACACATAAGTGATGCTATACGCAGTGAAACGGGAAGTATTGATAAATACAGCCGTAATCTAATTGCCAAAATCTATTATTTAAAAATAGCCCATGATAAAAACGTAGTTTTAACAAAAATCATATACAATAAAGATTCAATAATCTTACTAAAAAGAGATACTTTAGAAATGTTTCGAGATGATGACAGAGCATTAGAGAATAAATGGGATGAAGCATTGTGGAATGAAAATGGAGCTTATGCACCACCTGTATCTGGAAATACTCCTGGTGGAGAGCTACCTGCTAATTTATATATTTTCGAAAAAGGTAAAACACCCATTCCGACAAGATAAAAATGAAAATACTGTATAAAATGAAAGTTATAAAGATATATATAGCCGGATGTATTTTATGTGCCTTACAATCGATGGAACCGAGATAAAATGAAAAAGTTAATTATAAATTCAGGGATTACAGTTGGGGTAACTTTACTCCAATTCATGTTACTGTTAAGTCTGATGCATCTATTATATTTAGTACGCGACGCATATGTTCATTCCGTAAATATTGATTTGTATTGGGGACGTAATCTATGGTTCGGTTCAAGGTATCTCTTTTTACCTTCATTTACGCTTGCGAATATCGCTGTTTTATTCATAAATCGTCTTAAGATAGTACTTTTGATTAATGCATTATTACTGGTATATGTATCGTATATGTGGTTAGGAACCCATGCGTCTTACCCCTACAGGAGTTTAGCGATATATGTAATATTTATTGTATTATTTTGTATTGGTGCCTGTTTCATATATCAAATAAAAATTAAGACACGCCCGCCTGAATAATAAGTAACAAAAATGAAAAGCCTTTTTAGTATCAAAAAAACAAATATTTCAGAGACGAATAGCGGAACCTGCATAGAAGTGTTTATGTATTTTTATATCTAGAATCAGATTATTTATTAATA belongs to Coprobacter tertius and includes:
- a CDS encoding EFR1 family ferrodoxin (N-terminal region resembles flavodoxins. C-terminal ferrodoxin region binds two 4Fe-4S clusters.), yielding MIFYFSGTGNSRWVAGELAEVQNEKLFFIPDEIESLRYKNKYAVSPGEKIGFVFPVYSWGIPPFITSFIKAINFDYDCPPYIFLVCTCGDDTGLTDIIFRRLLDRKNMFCNAGFSVTMPNNYILLPGFDTDSKALETRKLEKASERIKYVNKEISLKTNNLYDFHRGKFAFLKSRIINPLFRKLQVQSRHFHANDNCIRCGLCSKVCPSHNIDLSPTPRWGNNCLQCLACIHDCPVQAIQYKNITVEKGRYHFENITE
- a CDS encoding DUF3289 family protein, encoding MAGDVIKLSVEYCRQAKPEVVIPEEKVTQATKDSVKWMVKIDNQEERLVINDEVIKGGRISLEVLEKWAGKEITIMPYLVTVSKKKAVTIIVKKVFPMLILQGKRRKGMNRSNSETAADLLYGDYTMDESGFNKLKQQLISIFVSEKKKKQEDAEKYADQRINKVRSFARKSDDNLFKIFNNEIEWYSMGKLEDVAHKMVAKMKANKGGEFSDAVLTGKVKEHDSSKSFINHVKKAIIEYLSKNKGRFENLNITDGSTGVLYQYLLDHGVQTPTFNDKISGLGITIHDVWAYQVFITDYAINGNNFTAKLEFIYWDHFGLDYPDIVNYDNDIFYSWFVLQHFKNYQPFITKIIINETCNGTF